The Mycobacterium haemophilum DSM 44634 sequence TCGAATTCAGACGGCGCGGACAGCTCGCACGAACAAAAAGAACGGCTGGGTGTTCAGCATGTGTAGCAGGTCCGGGTCAATGTCCGGACTGGCTGGGATCTGTGGTTCTTCCACGGCGTCGATAGCGAAGCCTGCTCGCCGTAGTTCTCCGAAGATCGCCGACAAGGACCGACGGTAGGGCTTGGCCGTCACGGATAGCCCGTCCCAATCCCATTCCTGGTTTACCAGCTCGACACGGTGATAGTCGGTTCGATCAGACAACAGCCACGCGTTGATTGGGTGGTGTAGCGAGCAGACCAGCACACCCCCCGGGACCAGGCAGCGGTGCAGCTCATCAAGCAGGGTCGCCCAATCCCGAACATAGTGCAGGACCAGCGATGCGACGACGACGTCGATGCTGCTGGGCGCGGCGAGATTCAGCGGCTGCTCAAGATCTGCTACTTCGAAGCGGGCCTTGTTTCCCAGGCGCTGGCGGGCGAGCTCGATCATCTGTGGCTCCGCATCGATGGCGTGAACATCGGCCCCGCGGTCCACGAGGAGAG is a genomic window containing:
- a CDS encoding class I SAM-dependent methyltransferase, giving the protein MGATTVFKDYASVYAAWSAKNPANRDYDRPTVLRLIGDIDGKRVLELGCAAGALTALLVDRGADVHAIDAEPQMIELARQRLGNKARFEVADLEQPLNLAAPSSIDVVVASLVLHYVRDWATLLDELHRCLVPGGVLVCSLHHPINAWLLSDRTDYHRVELVNQEWDWDGLSVTAKPYRRSLSAIFGELRRAGFAIDAVEEPQIPASPDIDPDLLHMLNTQPFFLFVRAVRAV